TTTCTAATACACCTAGGTACTCTTCGCTACTTATACTACCCTACtctacttataattattattctatgaGCGAGCGCCATAATTTTCAGCGcgtatttttagggtacctacctataggtacctatcctgCCTGCCTTAAATTAATTACTGCCGAACAGAATTTCCACGTTTAGATTTTGGTCTTTGTCTCTAGCCGCAtagagattatttatttataatcgtACGGTCAAGatcatcaaaatattattaactagctgatgcccgcgacttcgttcgcgtggatatagttttttaaaaatcccgtgggaactctttgattttccaggataaaaagtagcctatgtgccaatccagagtataatctatctccattctaaatttcagcccaatccgtccagtagttttagcgtgaaggagtaacaaacatacacacacacacacacacacacacacacacacacacacacacacacacacacacacacacacatacaaactttcgcctttataatattagtgtgatatttgcaTACTGAAGTTTCAGTAAATATGCAGGAACTATTTTAGATTATAAGACCTTTGTTAACCACGCATATTTagccaataaataaatttcatttcaaaaatttcatttttttatgacTCGGTTTCCGACCTAGGTCCTAGTAGCACAGCAGCTGGTCGGAAGCTCAGTCTTTACAAGGAATGTTTACTTTACTACATAAAAGGATAGCGTACCTATTTACTATCTAGGCACAGTTTTACCACAGGTTTTGCGATGTAAAAGctcctactaggtaggtaggtatatgctttaataatatacaagtgtaaattaaaaatttataacacccccgacaagtgaaggttacagtaactagaaaagagctgataactttcaaacggctgacccgattttcttggattatagctaaagaacactctcgattaagccacctttcaaacaacaaaaactaaattaaaatcggttcattagttacctacgatgcctcagatacacagatacacacgtcaaatttataacacccctctttttgggtcgggggttaaaaatcggcaACTCGGCTTTGTTCAAGGTTTCTACCTGCCAGAGATTTAAAAATGCCCGGACTGTTCTGGTTAACGAATTCATAATTTATGACGAAATCACCGCCAAGTGCCAACATTTCTTTCAAAAGCCAAGGACCTATAACGCATGCCACTTTAAAATTGCTGTCAAATTTTAGCCGATACACGTTATCACAACGGAATAAGGttcaatttaaattaaactgTTAAGATGTTTTAAAGTTTAACCGTTGCTTCACGCAAATCTGAATCTTGAAATGTCTTTGGAATCTTGATACTTTTCTGGCTCAAGAGGTGAACTCAGAGAATAAACTCGTGCCTGTGCGTGTGCCTATGAAGTATGaagtaaattaagttttttaaagtacaaaaaacttacaaaaaaaaattggttgtctgtaaagtcggtttactgacgatagttgaacgtgacaacaaaggccgattgtgcttctttgtcgctcgttccgtgctctcgcttgcacttcaagccttacatggaacgcctcagagcgaggtaacgccgcatgagtcatgttttttcgtgcgtgcagccggctctatcgaattataagacgttgtcacgtcaaaaaaaaaaaacattttattgcaTAGCTTACAagcaagtaagtacctacctataatgcCTTGTAAGGCaggtatttaggtacctacctacctacttacctacctaactaagtTAGCTGTAGGTATTCCGATTTCCGCGCCAAATGGTGAATAACTTTTTGGTGGCATTTTGAGCCATTTTGGCAAAGGCGGCAAAGGCAATGAACTTTTGTTAAAACTACACATATCCTgaaatatgtatgtaggtagttCCTTAACTAAAATTACGGTTTTATTAAAGCCAGTATTGTTACgtgttagttataaaattacttactgataataaataatttaacttactgaataggtaggtaggtaactacataattaattcatcatcatcatcattaccaacccaccggcccactacagagtacgggaatgataggtacctagtacctacctacctatttaatttcttaaaacgcacataacttcgaaaaattagaggtgcgtgcccggaatcgaaccctcgacctcccgaCGAACATCCTTACTACGATAGATTAAATCAATAGGtacaattatatacctacctattttataataataataatacattataatatgtaataggaGTAAATAACCTAACCAAGAGCTTTTTAAATTGCAAAGGCGAATTTTGTTGGTACTTATttcaatattatacctatttctgtatttttccacattttcaaTATTTCAGTTCGGGAAAAATtatcgtatttttttatttctttgctgTGGAATAATTTAACGATTGTTTTTGAAACAAGACAGAGCAAGGTAGATGATTCCCTGCCTGGCTTGATTTCAGAAATTCAAGGTTGTCTGAAGACGAATGATGCAACTATAGTTATCTCGCTTTTATACGTGTGGCGAATAATAATGCTGTTTCATAATCTGAAGTTGGCGCGTAAACTTCACAGGATGGAAACGCGGCCCCGCGAACTTTGCGCACCTTTTCTGTTTTCCTTCTCCTTCATTTGGTCGTCGGTGTTTGTGGAGTGAACATTGTTGTACGTTGTGTAGAGCACGTGCcggatatttttaaatacaattttaaataatttcagtACCTAATTTCACAATGGCAGACGCAGCCGTCGAAAAGAAGTAAGTTAAAAGTGCATTAATCagtgatattttaatagatTATGGAATTTTATTTTTGGCGGCTTTataaaaacgtgatcaaaatggCTTCcctttattatgtttattgagTTTTCCTTTATGAAATTAATTTCCTTGTGTGTTTCTGCGTTGATTAGAATTAATGAACGATGTTTAACATTTCTAATAATCGTTGTGAGTAATTGTGATAGTTTATTGATGTTCATAGTTGCTAGACGCCGACACGCGGGAAAAGTCAAATTATAAAACAGTTGATAATGAGCAGATTTTAATTCCGAACTGTGTGTGAGTGCGTTGTTCAATAATTAAACAAGTGTGTGGAACTAATCAGTAAGTGGATAGAGGTGTTTCCATGCATAAAATTAAACGGGAAAATTGAAAGCACGCCGCGCCGGTCGAGTAGCTTGTTCAAGATGGCGCTCGTGTGCGCGGCGTGCCGGCGCAGTAGCGTCATCGGCGCGCGCTTGTTTCAAATTCGCCGCGACTTGCGAGTTTTGCAACTCGATTACGTTATCGCTCGCAAGGGCCGCGTGTTGTCattgtagttatttttaaagcttcgaAGCAGTTTCTCGAGGCGAGCCACTGGAGCGAGTAACTCGGTAGAGTCGTAACTCATTCACGTTGTACCTTATATCGTTTATGTTACATTTCCACGTAACTTTCCCACATGCATGCAGGCAGCCTTGCGCAACAATTGCCGCGGTTTTTGTTCCGACACACTTCCTTTCTATCGCCCCACTTGATAAACGCTACCTAGTTACGTACGCGTACATTAAACAGGCTGTGAACTTTGCCGAGTAGAGCTACCTTGAATAATCCgtttagtaataattttattacttcgCAATGCTGTATGTATGACACGCAGTGGTACTGTACAGATGTTGATAGTTGCATTTAGCACAAGGTTCCACAGTAGCACTTGTCAGTTGCCAgccaataacaaaataataaaggaAAATGTTAGTCTTATTGGATGATAAACATAATGATCAAAACAATATGCTCTATTTGAAATGCCAGAAACATTTATTTTCCTTACATAGgctcttgaatttttttacacaatgtctaaactaaattgatagaTATAAAAATGATGTATTTTTTACTCAATAATCTTATGATAAGGAAGCATTATAGTCAGTCAAGTGGTTTAGGATTTGTGTAAGTACATGTTTAACCAAAATCCCTGTTCAAACTTTGATGCTTTTATCTTGGAGAGCAGTTGTATACTCGAAGTAATCATGACTGACTACTTTGAGCTGACAATGATTGTCATTGTATCTGTCTAAtcttttcacagtccatccaTTACCCGATTTGACTAAGGTTAGTCCtaagataacttgcatcccgaagatggatataggctactttttatcccagatgAAGTACCCTCCATAGAACTGTCATACATTTTATTGCTGGAGCAACCTGGTTGAACCTAGTGAGGTAGTGTCCGTAGACCTTCAATCATTTCCACATTTTGACACTTGAGCAAATGTACTGATGAAACATTTAACATTTTCAGTGATGCCGCACCCGAAGAAGTGACCTCCACTGAGGCGACGAAAGAGTCCCCAGTAAAGAAATCCCCCGCCAAAAAGGCAGCAGAGCCAGCAGAGAGCAACGGCAAAGAAGAGAACGGCAGTGAAGAAGCGCCTGAGGAAGACAAAGATGATGATACTCCAGCTGAGAATGGAGAAGCTGAAGAAGACAGTAATGACGCTGTTGAGAATGGAGAAGCGACAGGTTTGttactattttattaaagaaagtTTTAATGGATGTCTTATATATTCTTCATAAAGCTTGTACAGCGTTGGTACAACTAGTGCATTGTACAACAGGTGGAGTTTGAGTCAGTTTTATTTGTATCTTGGTCTGCCTCATAACTTATTCATTTTACTTATAGAGTTGTTCCTGCCTtagtttttataacaaaaaagtgtgattttttactttattttagtgGGATGTTACACTCGATTTTAACGTGTTGTACATAGTTTAGGTTAAATGAGAAGTTTTTTAGTAATTTGACAAAATAAAACTTGAGTCAAAGaattatattatgaagtttTTTACTCTTTAGTATTAATGACAAAATTTTACTTATCCATGATTGATGACTAAAGTTGCAAGATTCAAGATGTGTGTGAAAACAGCACATTTCAAAAGCAGATAATGGAGGTAGTATGTACAAGGTAGTAGTTGGCAAAAAATGTTATGGTAATAGATTGGAGTAAGATGTTCACGCTATGGTTAATATACAAACTaaacttaacatttttttttaaattacagaaaAGAAAGAGACGGGAGTGAAGAGGAAATCAGCGGCAACGGACAACGGAGACGCGCCAGAGAAGGCCGCGCCGGAGAAGAAGGCGAAAGCCGATGCGCCCCCCGCCGACGAAGAAGCCGCCGCCTAAGCGCCGCGCCGCGCTCGGTCCCGCGCACCGCACCGGCCTGGGCCCACCTCCAGCCACATATCCTCTATACATGCAGGCTCACACGGCAACACACTTAACGTTTTTGACGGTATCCTATCTTAAacttaatatatatatttacatttttatgtcaTAACCCGCATAgtaataaagaaagaaagactACACAGTTATTTGTTACGCAAGGCTGGAAAGTTGTTATTTGGTCTGAAGTTGAAATCTAtggaccgcactttgactttgctcagacttaaattTTAGTTAAAATGCGACAGATATATGCCAGccgtatagcgctgtctcgtttcaacagtgTATAGATCTCGGCCTAAGCATAGCGTGGTATTTAACAGCACGAAACACCATTTTGCAGCTTCTCAGCTTGTCTTAGGACGTTAGGCATCTCAGACAATCCTCTATGGCATACATCTGAAGTACCAGATGCCCTAATGCTTATATTCTAATAGGTGGTTCTAATGGTTGGTCTAAATAATCGTCCAAGCAAGGCGAAATATTAAGTCAGTTTTATGCACTGTT
The window above is part of the Maniola jurtina chromosome 12, ilManJurt1.1, whole genome shotgun sequence genome. Proteins encoded here:
- the LOC123870343 gene encoding prothymosin alpha-A-like: MADAAVEKNDAAPEEVTSTEATKESPVKKSPAKKAAEPAESNGKEENGSEEAPEEDKDDDTPAENGEAEEDSNDAVENGEATEKKETGVKRKSAATDNGDAPEKAAPEKKAKADAPPADEEAAA